ACTGGGGCGACCTCCCCAACGTCGAGCTGCGCAAGATGTGCTGCGAGAACGCGGCCGCCCTCTACCGCCACCCCTTGCCGGAGCGCGTCCTCCCCGCCTAGCTCGTTCCGTGAAGCGTGACGGCAACATGCTTGCCGTTCCGCTTCCCAAAAGGGTGCGGACAGCTTCCACTTTTCACGCGTCGTGGCGCGCGCCATGATGCTGCGCCGCACCGGGGCGGTGTGGCAGGGGCAGAGGGCGGATGACGGCACCGCCGGTGGAGATCAAGGTTGGGGACACGCACGCGACGTTCGCGGAGGACGTCGCGACGGTCGTGATCGGGCGGTCCGCCTCGGCCGACGTGCGCGTCGACGATCCGCGCGTGTCGCGCGTGCATGCAGTCCTCAGCCGGAACGGTGAGGGCTGGGTGATCGAGGACCGTCACAGCGCGAACGGCACGTTCGTGCTCGGCGCAAGCGTCGAGCGTCTCGTGATCGACGGCCCGACGGTCATCCGGCTCGCGGATCCGGACGACGGGATCCCGCTGCTCGTCACCCCGGGCGGGGCGGTGACCACCGCGGTCGTCTCGCGACGCTACGGGACGAGCAGAGTGCGCATCGGGCGCGCGACGGACAACGACGTCGTCGTGGACGACCCGCACGTCTCGCGCTACCACGCCGAGCTCCGCCGCGAGGACGGTGCCTGGCTGCTCTGCGACCTGAACACCGCGAACGGCACCATCGTCGACGGCCGTCGCGTCACCGCGGATGTCGTGAGCGATGCGATCCACGTCGAG
This genomic interval from Acidimicrobiia bacterium contains the following:
- a CDS encoding FHA domain-containing protein — translated: MTAPPVEIKVGDTHATFAEDVATVVIGRSASADVRVDDPRVSRVHAVLSRNGEGWVIEDRHSANGTFVLGASVERLVIDGPTVIRLADPDDGIPLLVTPGGAVTTAVVSRRYGTSRVRIGRATDNDVVVDDPHVSRYHAELRREDGAWLLCDLNTANGTIVDGRRVTADVVSDAIHVE